GAAGACAGTTTAGAATATCCAACGCCCTAATAACAGAACTTTTTCAACAAGCCCCTTGCTGTGGGTTCCATTCGTTGGGTGGCCAGCTCAAACTTGTTTGGGCTGGGTTGACCACCGCCATGCTTCGACTCCGCTCAGCATGACATCAGGCGAGAATGACAGAGAGCGGAATAACAATTATCGAAACTGAAGACAGTTTCAACCTATTCAATCTCGGTTTGGCAGAACCACCAAGGGATTCTGCCCTACAAATCCTGATTCATCAGAACAATACGAGCAACTTGCTGAAGTCCTTCCAATCGCGGCCGTGTGAGCGGAGTACCGGCAGTCAGATTGAGGAACTCCTCACGCGTAGTCATGGAGAGCACCCGTTTGAGATCAAGCAACTCCCCCACTCCGGCCGCAGATAGAAACTCGGCGTGGCGAGTCAGCTTGGCACGCCCATTATGCGGACACACTTTCTGGCAAATGTCACACCCAAAGAGCAGGTTGCCCATCTTGGCGGCCAAGTCCTCCGGGATTTGGGATGGACGTTCGACGGTCAAGTACGAAATACATTTGCGTGAGTCGATAACGTTGCCCGGCAGAATCGCACCCGTCGGGCAGGCATCCACACAGAGGGTACATTTGCCGCAGCGACCATGATTGCCACCGAACGGTTCATCCGGTTCCAATTCGACCGAAGTCAATATTTCCGAGATGAAAAACCATGATCCAAACGTCCGGTTGATCAACATGCCGTTCTTGCCAACAAATCCGAGTCCGGCTTTGCCAGCATAAGCCCGTTCAAGGAAAGGACCATAATCGACATACCAGAAAAAATCATGATCCGTCCGACTGCCAAGCGTATCCTGTATTTTGCTGATCAGATGTTTGGTCATACGACCAATGACCTTGTGATAATCCCGTCCGCGAGCATATCGCGCCACACGCCCATAGCCAGGAGCTGTCTCTTTCGAATCGGGTTGATAGTAGTTGACGCCCAGCATGATGATTGATTTGACGTTGGGGAGTGACAGCAACGGATCGACGCGACGATCCCGTGACCGAGCCATCCATTCCATATCGGCGTGGTGTCCCTTCTCCAGCCATTGATGCAGTCGCTCTTTGTCATCGGGCATAATATCGGGAGTGGTTATCCCTCCCATATCAAACCCGCAAACGAATGCAAGACGCTTGACAACTTCCGAGGTCAACATACGGATAGTATAACAAGTTTATGGGTGAACGACACGAAGATGTTTTGGGAATGGCGAATCGAGTAGATACCGTCTCCCGTGGGCGGCAGTATTCGGTAGGGCAGGAGCCCTGTGCTCCTGCCAACTTCTCAGGCTTGTCATTCCGTCCCTATTGTCATACCTGCGAAAGCAGGTATCCAGGCTTCTCACCCCAAAATGGCTTTGTTTGGTAATACGCGTTTTGTGTTTTTAGCGTAACTCCTTATCATTAGTTGCGTAAGGCAGATTCTCTTATAGTTTCAAGCCGTGAAATTGTAGTGAATATGAGACACTTTTCGTATTCCTTTTGGTATTGAATCGGTGTTTTTACTCGTGGATATTTCATACACAAGGGGTGGGGGCAAGATTCAGGGGAGATATTGTGGGGAAAGTGTATTATTCGCTTCCGTATGCCCGGCTCAAA
This region of Candidatus Zixiibacteriota bacterium genomic DNA includes:
- the queG gene encoding tRNA epoxyqueuosine(34) reductase QueG, translating into MGGITTPDIMPDDKERLHQWLEKGHHADMEWMARSRDRRVDPLLSLPNVKSIIMLGVNYYQPDSKETAPGYGRVARYARGRDYHKVIGRMTKHLISKIQDTLGSRTDHDFFWYVDYGPFLERAYAGKAGLGFVGKNGMLINRTFGSWFFISEILTSVELEPDEPFGGNHGRCGKCTLCVDACPTGAILPGNVIDSRKCISYLTVERPSQIPEDLAAKMGNLLFGCDICQKVCPHNGRAKLTRHAEFLSAAGVGELLDLKRVLSMTTREEFLNLTAGTPLTRPRLEGLQQVARIVLMNQDL